The sequence TGCCGATGGAGCACCCCTCGCAAACATCACCAACACTTTGTATAACCCCGACAGCACAGTCCAGGAAACGAATGGTGCCCAAACCTACCGCACCACCCACACCTACGACTACGCGGATCGGATGACAACCCTCACCACCTACGGCACCGCCACGGCCACCACCACCTGGACATACTCACCCGACCGCGGCTTCCTCACCCGGAAGCAATACGCCGACTCGACCGGCACCAACTACACCTACACCGCCGCAGGCCGTCTCGCCACCCGCACCTCGGCGCGCGGCCTGCTCACGGTTTACACCTATGAAAAAGGCAGGTTGGTGAACGTGGACTACTGGAAAGGCGAGGCTCTCAGGGGTTCCTACCTCCAGGCTCTCGCCGATAAGGCGGCAATACTGAATAATCCGAACTCAACACAGCAGCAAATCGACGATGCCGTTGCAGCCGCTGCTGCAGCATACACTGCTGCGAAGGATCCAACCCCGGATGTCGCCATCGCTTACGACGCCCTCAATCGCCCCACCACTCAATCCAACGGCCTCGCCACCTCAGCCTTCACCTACTCATCCACCCTTGCCCCCGATACGGAAACCATCACCTACAACCTCCCCGGCCAAACCGCCTTCACCCGTGTGATCGACCGCTCCCGCGACAACCTCAACCGCCCCAGCGGCTGGAAATATGGCACAGCCGCACAGTATGCGGCGGGTTGGGAGCAGTCCGGCTCGCCCGATCTCGAAAACCAGGCCGCCTACGGCTACGACACCGCCGGCCGCCTCTCCACCGTCAGTGGCGGCGGATTGAATCCGCCCAGCCAATTCACCTACGGCTACGAACCGAACAGCTACGGCATGCTTCGCTCCGTCACCGGCCCCGCCCACACCGTCACCAACACCTGGAACCAATACCGCAACATCCTGCAATCCAAGGAAAACGAGGCGGGCACCACCAACATCAGCACCTTCGCCTACGGCGTGAACTCCATCGGCCAGCGCGACAGCCTCACCACCACCGGCTCCGGCTTCGACGGCGGCAACAACTTCGCAAGCGCCACCGCCACCGGCCCTGCCTACGGCTGGAGCTACAACGCCCGCGGCGAACTCGTAGAGGCGAGCGACACCAGCACCGCCAACAACGACCGCGCCTACGAATACGACGGCATAGGCAACCGCAAAAAAACCGTGGACGGCCTATTCGCCGATCTTGGGACAGCCCCCGTCAACTACACCGCCAACGCCCTCAACCAATACACCGCAGTCCCATCCGTAGCATCCGCACCAACCTACGACCCCGACGGCAACGCGACATCATATCCGGTTCCCAAAAACCCAAGCGCCAACTCAACCCTCACATGGGACGCCGAGAACCGCCTGATCACCGCCACCGTCAACGGCACCACCACAACCTACCGCTACGACGCCGCATCCCGCCGCATCGCCACCACCACCGGTGGATCAACAGTCACGGTCATCTATGACGGCTGGAACCCGATCGCAAAATATGCTGGCACAACGCTCGTGGAGAGTTATCTATGGGGAATGGATTTGTCAGGTTCCATGCAGGGAGCGGGAGGTGTCGGAGGACTACTCGCCGTCAACGACGGCAGCGCGAGCTACTACCCGACCTACGATGGAAACGGTAACGTATCCGAATACCTCGACTCCGCCGGAGCCGTCGCCGCCCACTACGAATACGACCCCTTCGGAAACACCACCGTCGCCACCGGAGCGAAAGCCGCCGACTTCTCCCACCGCTTCAGCACCAAGCCGCTGGACGCCGAGACCGGCCTCTACTACTACGGGTACAGATACTACGACCCTGTAACAGGGCGCTGGCCATCCAGGGATCCGATCGGGGAAAGAGGCGGATTGAACCTGTATGGGTTTGTGGAGAATGATGGAGTGAATTACCTCGACCGGTTGGGTCTTATCGAGTGCCCCGTAAACTGTTCAGGAGCAAAATTGGGGGTGATGAAGGGCGAATTAGGAGGGTTCTTTCACGACCGTCGAGACATAGACAATGTTATCGAAAACTGGAATCCAGGAGATGGTCCTACGAATGGAGTTTCAATGGAGATTAGCTTCGACGGCAAACCGAATCCTGGAGAGGGAGAGTGCTGCTTTGATTCGTTTATGTTTATCCAGATTGTCAAAACGAATGCAGGCCAACAAATCGACGAAACAAAGGAAGGGTTTGCTCTTGATGGAAATAGTCGATCGAACCCTGGCTACCCCAGTGTGCCAGGTAACAAGTACCCTGAGGGTCACCCAAGAGAAGGTCAGCCCTTTGGCGGAATGATAGATGCTCCGAATAGGCCAGATTACTGGTTGGAGGGGTTCGAGGGTAAAGATATTAATTGGCGCGCATGGACGTTCGTTGTGGGCTTCAAGAATGGCTCGGCAAAGTACGGTGACCACCACAAGGGAACAGTTCTTCTCCAGGGAATTGAGTGGGGTTTTGATCGGCTTTGGAACAAGACTTCTGGAAGCTGGGGTAGCGCAGACCCGTTCGGTCCCAAGTGTATTGAATCTCTAGGTGCGAATGGTGTTCCTACGAGTCAGCAGATTGCAGACGCGATTTCAGCGGGGGGAAGGAATGGCAATGGAGGGCAGGGCTATACCGGTCATCAAGGACCTTGACGTACGGTTACGATCACGAAGCCTGTAAACGTGTACGGAAAGATAGCGAGATGATTAAGAATTTGGGGATTCTGATAATTAGGCTGTGTTTGGTCTTGGGAGTTTGTCATGCCAAAGAACCTGAAGTGCCTGACAAGCAGTTCGCTTCATTTCAACGTGAATTTTGTTCAGTTCTTTTCCAGCGAGATTTAGCTAAGTGTGCAGGTTTTTTTGCGGAATTTGATCAGTATGAGAAAATATTCTCCGAATTCGGAACGCCTGACTCACTGGATCGCAATTTTACGCTCGCAAAGTCGGATTTTCTTGATGATTGCAAGAGAGTGATGGATCAGTTGCCCAAAGCTGGTGAGACGCTGCGGGTTGTTAAGATCGACTATAGTGAAGCCAAGATTACCGAGACTGATTCGATCGTGCGGATTTCTGGTGCATTGGTTCATGTGGGGTACGGGTTGAGGCTTGCCCGCTGTACGTTGAGTTTGCCGCCTATGATCATGGTTGAGGGAAAGTGCTCCTTTGTTGAGCGGTTTCAGGGGATGGTTCGCTTTCAGATTCTCGATCCTGAGACCGGCGAGTAAATGGGGTATGAACCGACCACGTAGGTAACAATCATAGGGGTCAGGAGTATCAGAGAGGATCAAGTGGTTTTTTTAGTTTTTTGTAAGGTCAGTTTTTGGACGCAAGGGATCGTGCCAGATCGGAGGATTCGATTTTCTGGCCTGTCTGCTTTGGGATCTTTCCGGCAGTTCGGACGCTGCGGTATGAACGGGTGGAAACGGGTGCGGGTGGTGGCAACCGTAAGCGTCCTACCAAGCGCCTCTAGTCATAGCGCCATTCGGGTCAGGTGTCGCATTGCAACATTTGCCTTGGTTTTGCCGAAGGCGAAGGCAGGATCACCGCATGCCGAGGACGCTGAGACACGAGTATCCGGGAGCGGTCTATCATGTGATGGCACGCGGCGATGGCGGGAAGGCGATCTTCGAGGGCGACGACGACCGGAAGGCGTTTCTTTACCGGCTCGGGCAGGTTTGCGGGAGCCACGGCTGGCGCATCCACGCATGGGTGCTGATGGGCAACCATTTCCACCTCCTTCTCTAAACCCCGGAGCCGAACCTTGTGACGGGGATGAAATGGCTGCTCGGGACTTTCAGCCAGGGCTGGAACGGCAGGCGTTCCCGGCGCGGTCACGTTTTCCAAGGGCGCTACAAGGCGGTGCCTGTCAGCGCTGCGACGGAGAGCCCGCATTATTTCCGAATCGTGGCGGACTACATCCAACTCAACCCCGCCCGCGCCGGTCTTGCGGGAGGCAGCCGGGGGAAGCTCGTTTCCTGGAAGTGGAGCAGCCTAGCCGACTTCGCACGTGGCAAGGGACCCGACTGGCTGATCATGGAAAGGGTGCTCGCCGCCTTCGATCTGGCAGAGGACGGCAGGGGGCGGCGGGCTTACGTAGCGTGGCTGGAGCAGCGGGCAGCCAACTCGAAGGGGGAGATCGATCAGGCGGCGATGGCCGCCCTGCGGCGGGGGTGGTATCTTGGCGAGCCGTCCTTCGTCGACAAATTGCGTTCCCTGGTGGAAGGGAAGCCCCGTCGGGCGACAGGAACCGATCCGGTTGCGAGGTCGCACGATGAGGCAGGTGCCGAGGAACTCGCCAGGCGGGCGCTGGTAGCCGTGGGGCTGCCCTCCGATCCCGCCGATCTCGCAAGCCACAGGAAGGGCGACCCGGGAAAAGTGATCGTCGCCACACTCCTGAAAAAGCACACGTCGGCTGGCAACCGCTGGCTGGCAGACCGCCTCGCAATGGGGCATACCGGAAGCGTGAGCCGCCTCGTAGGGGCGTTCGGCAGGGGTAAGGGGAACCTGGGTAAGCTGGGGGAGCTGGAGAAGCTATTGCAATGCTGCACCTGAGCGAAATGGCGGTTCATGCCATAGCTAAAAAAATGGCGACCACGGAACCCGCTTCCGGGTTCCGTGGCGGCCATCGTTTCATCCGTGATGCTTGGGAGCGGATTTCCCCGTGGATCAGGCAGCAGTCGCCACCATGACTGATTTGTATTTCAGCTGTGCGGTGGTGCAGTCCTCGGCGGGGATGTCCTTACGTTCGCCGATGTAGACGGGCTGGTAGATGCTGCCGCTTTCGCGGTAGGCATACAAATAACGTGTCTCACAGACCTGCCCGATTGCCGGGATCCGGTGGTTCGGCGGGATGGTGACCTTGCCGGCGGGGACGATGCCGCCGCCGTCTTCCGCAAGCAGGCCGAGGGTGACGCTCCGCTTGGCGTTGTGGCCGGTGACGATGAAGGACGCGCTTTCGACGAACTTGAACTTCAGGTGGGTGCCGCCGGAGTTGGGGCGGCCGGGGCTGAAGGGGGCGTCGATCTCCTTGAAGACGACCCCCTCGCTGCCGGTGCGGCGGAAGGTCTCGAACATGGCGCGTTTCTCCTCTTCCTCCATGTGGGTGTTCACGGGGCGGAGGTGCTTGTGCTCGGGATCGAGGAGGGTGATCAGGCCGGCGAAACGGGACAGGTAGGCGTTGCCCCGGATGTCGTGGCCTTTCACTTCAAGGAGATCGAAGGCGTGGAGTGTGTCTCCCACCGCCTCGCCGTCGATGAGGACATCCACGGGGAGTTCCTCGAAGGCGTGACGGATGGGTTCCGGGATGGGGATGAGGAGTCCACGGCGGTTGATGCCGGTGATCTCATCCCCGCGTTTGCGAATCATGAGGCGGCGACCGTCGAACTTTTCCTGGAGGCAGATGGCATCGCTGCCGAGGAGCCGGTAGAGTTCGGATTCGTCAACCGGGTTGAGGAGCTGGCAGCGGATGCCGCTGTCCTGGCCGTCGGCGGTGCTTGTGCGGTCGGGTTGCCTGGACTCCCCGGTGGGGCGGTAGCCTTTCGCGGTCTTCTGTCGGACGAGCTGGTCGTGGATCTTGTTCGCCTCGGCGAGCGTGACGATGTGCTGGGTCTTCCTGCCGGTGGTTAGGGTGCTGCCACGTCGCCCATAGGCGAAGGTGACGATGTAGCCCTCGCCTTCCGGCTCGACGGCGACGTGGTATTCCTTGTCTGAATTGCCCTCGCGGAAATGGAGGGAGGTGCTGGTGATGCTGATGTTCATTTTTTGGTATGGGGTTGGTTGTTGGTTTGGTTCTCGTGGTGAGAGGGGTTGGAAAAGAAATGGCCGCCACGGGGATCCCTCTCCAGGGAGTCCGTGGCGGCCTTGTCGTGACCCGCGCCGCGCTTGGGCGTGTCGTGCGGGGCGGGTCTGTCATGCGGGAAGGAGTCACCGCGCGGTTGGGCGGTTACGGAAGAGCCGGGAATGTCCGGGCTTGTCGGGAGGGAGGAGGCTGTGATAGGCCTCAGGCATGAAA comes from Akkermansiaceae bacterium and encodes:
- a CDS encoding transposase, giving the protein MPRTLRHEYPGAVYHVMARGDGGKAIFEGDDDRKAFLYRLGQVCGSHGWRIHAWVLMGNHFHLLL
- a CDS encoding WGR domain-containing protein; the encoded protein is MNISITSTSLHFREGNSDKEYHVAVEPEGEGYIVTFAYGRRGSTLTTGRKTQHIVTLAEANKIHDQLVRQKTAKGYRPTGESRQPDRTSTADGQDSGIRCQLLNPVDESELYRLLGSDAICLQEKFDGRRLMIRKRGDEITGINRRGLLIPIPEPIRHAFEELPVDVLIDGEAVGDTLHAFDLLEVKGHDIRGNAYLSRFAGLITLLDPEHKHLRPVNTHMEEEEKRAMFETFRRTGSEGVVFKEIDAPFSPGRPNSGGTHLKFKFVESASFIVTGHNAKRSVTLGLLAEDGGGIVPAGKVTIPPNHRIPAIGQVCETRYLYAYRESGSIYQPVYIGERKDIPAEDCTTAQLKYKSVMVATAA